In Helianthus annuus cultivar XRQ/B chromosome 3, HanXRQr2.0-SUNRISE, whole genome shotgun sequence, a single window of DNA contains:
- the LOC110931473 gene encoding uncharacterized protein LOC110931473 → MATPHSSRVTQTAQNDLEKVTMEDITHEEDNENLVENMEETEHVTPGFVAMHREKITKYLDDLKRQEKLDSLRARLSFDTPSDREGTDPQSKNDKGDQLETFMTALRQMSSEEREDLITGQKHKEKEKDNSGNTGLDQPYLPRDLAEVSKFTRRISEAPMPPKTKLPPGFDRYDGTRDPEDHLHAFRGAGQLGRWPMPVWCHMFVQTLTEGARLWFDSLPPGSIYSYEELSEKFLRNFGQQRKVVKNPNEILHIRQRDNERIDQYMERFVKESMNIKDVPEVMKIRSFINGLKHPQLCEKLGEEFPPFFDNLMDRVRAFVRGKDMVSKAKETDTTPRRATPTTRPPEKGQGPHTPPTDPEGEALSLTPTASHPLSKLQGFGHKTDDCMYLKREIEAAVKTGRLAHLVKEIKEGGGDRKGRDAREPGRADVDMIRRRNEFDVTRSVKARILGSPNCMKIPILMPYLEESEVQRLPLDISAVIAGHKVSRIHVDGGSGVEVIYEHCFLRFDRDIRDRLEEDSIPLVGFNNSVSHPLGKIKLPFTVGVGDRVRTINLTFTVVRAPSKYNAILGRPGIGDLQAQASTHHGALVFQTPKGLAWVKSAYEVVSSVSKG, encoded by the exons ATGGCAACTCCACATAGTTCACGTGTCACCCAAACGGCTCAGAATGATCTGGAGAAAGTCACTATGGAGGATATCACTCATGAGGAAGATAACGAGAACTTGGTAGAAAACATGGAAGAAACGGAGCATGTCACCCCTGGCTTTGTGGCCATGCACAGGGAAAAGATAACCAAGTATCTTGACGATTTAAAGAGACAAGAAAAGTTGGACAGCCTCAGAGCCAGACTCTCTTTTGACACACCGTCTGATCGAGAAGGGACGGACCCCcaaagtaaaaacgataaggggGACCAGCTGGAAACATTCATGACGGCCTTGAGACAGATGTCTTCCGAAGAAAGAGAAGACTTGATCACCGGTCAGAAACATAAGGAAAAGGAGAAAGACAACTCAGGTAACACTGGTTTGGACCAACCATACCTACCACGAGATTTGGCCGAAGTCTCAAAGTTCACAAGGAGAATATCAGAGGCACCCATGCCCCCCAAGACAAAGCTGCCTCCAGGCTTTGACCGCTACGACGGAACGAGAGATCCAGAGGATCATCTGCATGCCTTCCGGGGAGCAGGGCAACTTGGAAGGTGGCCCATGCCAGTGTGGTGCCACATGTTTGTGCAGACTTTAACGGAAGGAGCCCGACTGTGGTTCGATAGCCTTCCCCCGGGAAGCATATATAGCTACGAGGAGTTAAGCGAAAAATTCCTCAGGAACTTCGGCCAACAAAGGAAGGTGGTCAAGAATCCCAATGAAATCCTCCACATCAGGCAAAGGGACAACGAACGGATAGACCAATACATGGAAAGGTTTGTCAAAGAAAGCATGAATATCAAGGATGTCCCGGAGGTCATGAAAATTCGTAGCTTCATAAACGGGCTGAAGCATCCACAACTATGTGAAAAGCTGGGGGAGGAGTTCCCTCCTTTTTTCGACAATCTCATGGACAGGGTTAGGGCTTTCGTCCGGGGAAAGGATATGGTCAGCAAGGCTAAGGAGACGGACACCACTCCCCGGAGGGCCACTCCAACGACAAGACCACCTGAGAAAG GGCAAGGCCCTCATACTCCCCCTACAGACCCCGAGGGAGAGGCCCTCTCCCTTACTCCGACAGCTTCACACCCCTTGTCAAAACTCCAA GGCTTCGGGCACAAAACGGATGATTGCATGTACCTCAAGAGGGAAATAGAGGCGGCGGTGAAGACGGGAAGACTGGCACACCTGGTCAAGGAAATCAAAGAAGGGGGAGGGGATCGTAAGGGAAGAGATGCAAGAGAGCCCGGGAGGGCAGATGTTGATATGATAAGAAGAAGAAATGAATTTGATGTTACCCGAAGTGTTAAGGCCAGAATCCTAGGCTCTCCGAACTGCATGAAAATTCCCATCCTCATGCCGTACTTGGAAGAAAGCGAAGTACAACGGCTCCCGCTGGACATCTCAGCTGTAATAGCTGGACATAAAGTGTCTAGAATACACGTAGACGGAGGATCCGGCGTCGAGGTAATATATGAGCATTGCTTCCTCAGATTCGACAGAGATATAAGGGATAGACTGGAGGAGGACTCTATCCCGTTGGTGGGATTCAACAACAGTGTATCACACCCTCTGGGAAAGATCAAGCTCCCATTCACAGTTGGTGTAGGGGATAGGGTCCGGACAATCAACTTAACCTTCACGGTAGTCAGGGCACCCTCCAAGTATAACGCGATTTTGGGAAGACCTGGGATTGGAGATCTACAAGCACAAGCATCTACTCATCACGGAGCGTTGGTATTCCAGACACCGAAGGGTCTTGCATGGGTGAAGTCAGCTTATGAAGTTGTCTCTTCAGTATCCAAAGGGTAG